The proteins below come from a single Athene noctua chromosome 6, bAthNoc1.hap1.1, whole genome shotgun sequence genomic window:
- the LRFN5 gene encoding leucine-rich repeat and fibronectin type-III domain-containing protein 5 isoform X1 encodes MEKLLLFLLFIGVAVRAQICPKRCVCQILSPNLATLCAKKGLLFVPPNIDRRTVELRLADNFVTNIKRKDFANMTSLVDLTLSRNTISFITPHAFADLRNLRALHLNSNRLTKITNDMFSGLSNLHHLILNNNQLTLISSTAFDDVLALEELDLSYNNLETIPWDAVEKMVSLHTLSLDHNMIDHIPKGTFSHLHKMTRLDVTSNKLQKLPPDPLFQRAQVLATSGIISPSTFALSFGGNPLHCNCELLWLRRLSREDDLETCASPTLLSGRYFWSIPEEEFLCEPPLITRHTHELRVLEGQRAALRCKARGDPEPAIHWISPEGKLISNATRSVVYDNGTLDILITTVKDTGSFTCIASNPAGEATQTVDLHIIKLPHLLNSTNHIHEPDPGSSDISTSTKSGSNASSSNGDTKVSQDKKVVVAEATSSTALLKFNFQRNIPGIRMFQIQYNGTYDDSLVYRMIPPTSKTFLVNNLAAGTVYDLCVLAIYDDGITSLTATRVVGCTQFTTEQDYVRCHFMQSQFLGGTMIIIIGGIIVASVLVFIIILMIRYKVCNNNGQQKATKVSNVYSQTNGAQIQGCSGVLSQSMSKQAVGHEEGVQCCKAASDGATQSPETGSSQDSATTTSALPPAWTSSASVSQKPKRKPGPKPSSEPQSEAVSSIESQNTNRNNSTALQLASRPPDSVKGAPTYKRAQSKPSKFLTLPADTSRAKRRLSLGGELTEPRGPGSARGTGGLRSKRSISMNGMLVQSDSSGVDSRKATFSSSEWILESTV; translated from the exons AtggaaaaactgcttttgtttctgctgttcatTGGCGTAGCGGTGAGAGCTCAGATCTGCCCGAAGCGCTGTGTCTGTCAGATTTTGTCTCCGAACCTTGCCACCCTTTGTGCCAAGAAAGGGCTCTTATTTGTTCCTCCCAACATTGACAGGAGGACCGTGGAGTTACGGCTGGCAGACAACTTTGTtacaaacattaaaagaaaagacTTTGCCAATATGACCAGCCTGGTGGACCTGACGCTGTCCAGGAATACAATCAGTTTTATCACACCTCACGCGTTTGCCGACTTGCGCAATTTGCGGGCTTTGCATTTGAACAGCAACCGGTTGACTAAGATCACTAATGACATGTTCAGTGGACTCTCCAATCTTCATCACTTGATACTTAACAACAACCAGCTGACTTTAATTTCTTCCACAGCTTTCGATGATGTTTTAGCTCTTGAGGAATTGGATTTGTCTTACAACAATCTGGAAACCATCCCCTGGGACGCGGTGGAGAAGATGGTTAGTTTGCACACTCTCAGTCTAGACCACAACATGATTGACCACATTCCTAAGGGGaccttctcccacctccacaaGATGACCAGGTTGGACGTCACGTCCAACAAACTGCAGAAGCTACCGCCTGATCCTCTCTTCCAGCGAGCTCAGGTACTGGCAACCTCAGGAATTATCAGCCCCTCGACTTTTGCATTGAGCTTCGGTGGGAACCCTTTGCATTGCAACTGTGAGCTGTTGTGGCTGAGGCGCCTTTCGAGGGAAGATGACCTGGAGACCTGCGCTTCTCCCACACTCTTGTCCGGCCGGTACTTCTGGTCGATCCCCGAGGAGGAGTTCCTGTGTGAGCCTCCTCTCATCACCCGGCACACCCACGAGCTGCGGGTGCTGGAGGGGCAGCGGGCAGCACTGCGGTGTAAGGCCCGGGGGGACCCCGAACCAGCAATTCACTGGATTTCACCTGAGGGCAAACTGATTTCAAATGCCACGAGATCGGTGGTGTATGACAACGGGACGCTCGACATCCTTATAACGACGGTGAAGGACACAGGCTCCTTCACCTGCATTGCTTCCAATCCGGCCGGGGAGGCCACGCAGACAGTGGACCTGCACATAATCAAACTGCCCCACTTGCTGAACAGCACAAACCACATCCATGAGCCCGACCCTGGCTCCTCAGATATCTCCACTTCCACCAAGTCGGGCTCTAACGCCAGCAGCAGCAATGGGGATACTAAAGTCAGCCAGGATAAGAAGGTGGTCGTTGCGGAAGCAACGTCCTCCACCGCTCTGCTGAAATTCAATTTTCAGAGGAATATACCCGGGATACGTATGTTCCAAATCCAGTACAACGGTACTTACGATGACTCCCTCGTTTACAG AATGATACCTCCCACAAGCAAAACCTTCCTGGTCAACAACCTGGCGGCTGGGACTGTGTACGACCTGTGCGTCCTGGCCATCTACGACGATGGGATCACCTCGCTCACAGCCACCAGGGTGGTGGGCTGCACGCAGTTCACCACCGAGCAGGATTACGTGCGCTGCCACTTCATGCAGTCCCAGTTCCTGGGCGGGACCATGATTATCATCATCGGTGGGATCATCGTGGCCTCCGTGCTCGTGTTCATCATAATCCTCATGATCCGCTACAAGGTGTGTAACAACAACGGGCAGCAGAAGGCCACCAAGGTCAGCAACGTGTACTCGCAGACGAACGGGGCTCAGATCCAGGGCTGCAGCGGGGTGCTGTCGCAGTCGATGTCCAAGCAGGCTGTCGGGCACGAAGAGGGCGTCCAGTGCTGCAAGGCTGCCAGCGACGGTGCGACGCAGTCGCCAGAGACTGGCTCCAGCCAGGACTCGGCCACCACTACCTCCGCTTTGCCTCCCGCCTGGACTTCCAGTGCTTCTGTCTCGCAGAAGCCGAAGCGAAAGCCGGGGCCAAAGCCAAGCAGCGAGCCGCAGAGTGAAGCTGTCAGCAGCATTGAGTCCCAAAACACTAACAGAAATAACTCCACTGCCCTGCAGTTAGCTAGCCGTCCCCCCGACTCTGTCAAAGGGGCCCCCACGTACAAAAGAGCACAATCAAAGCCAAGTAAGTTCCTCACTTTGCCAGCTGACACATCCCGAGCCAAGCGCCGGCTCTCGCTGGGCGGGGAGCTGACGGAGCCCCGCgggcccggcagcgcccggggcaCCGGCGGATTGCGGTCCAAAAGGAGCATCTCCATGAACGGGATGCTGGTCCAGTCAGACAGCTCTGGTGTGGATAGCCGGAAAGCAACTTTCTCCAGTTCTGAGTGGATATTGGAAAGCACTGTGtga
- the LRFN5 gene encoding leucine-rich repeat and fibronectin type-III domain-containing protein 5 isoform X2 — translation MEKLLLFLLFIGVAVRAQICPKRCVCQILSPNLATLCAKKGLLFVPPNIDRRTVELRLADNFVTNIKRKDFANMTSLVDLTLSRNTISFITPHAFADLRNLRALHLNSNRLTKITNDMFSGLSNLHHLILNNNQLTLISSTAFDDVLALEELDLSYNNLETIPWDAVEKMVSLHTLSLDHNMIDHIPKGTFSHLHKMTRLDVTSNKLQKLPPDPLFQRAQVLATSGIISPSTFALSFGGNPLHCNCELLWLRRLSREDDLETCASPTLLSGRYFWSIPEEEFLCEPPLITRHTHELRVLEGQRAALRCKARGDPEPAIHWISPEGKLISNATRSVVYDNGTLDILITTVKDTGSFTCIASNPAGEATQTVDLHIIKLPHLLNSTNHIHEPDPGSSDISTSTKSGSNASSSNGDTKVSQDKKVVVAEATSSTALLKFNFQRNIPGIRMFQIQYNGTYDDSLVYRMIPPTSKTFLVNNLAAGTVYDLCVLAIYDDGITSLTATRVVGCTQFTTEQDYVRCHFMQSQFLGGTMIIIIGGIIVASVLVFIIILMIRYKVCNNNGQQKATKVSNVYSQTNGAQIQGCSGVLSQSMSKQAVGHEEGVQCCKAASDGATQSPETGSSQDSATTTSALPPAWTSSASVSQKPKRKPGPKPSSEPQSEAVSSIESQNTNRNNSTALQLASRPPDSVKGAPTYKRAQSKPKAGADPQDACPPLLPENVATDVLTRQKSIRFQLSED, via the exons AtggaaaaactgcttttgtttctgctgttcatTGGCGTAGCGGTGAGAGCTCAGATCTGCCCGAAGCGCTGTGTCTGTCAGATTTTGTCTCCGAACCTTGCCACCCTTTGTGCCAAGAAAGGGCTCTTATTTGTTCCTCCCAACATTGACAGGAGGACCGTGGAGTTACGGCTGGCAGACAACTTTGTtacaaacattaaaagaaaagacTTTGCCAATATGACCAGCCTGGTGGACCTGACGCTGTCCAGGAATACAATCAGTTTTATCACACCTCACGCGTTTGCCGACTTGCGCAATTTGCGGGCTTTGCATTTGAACAGCAACCGGTTGACTAAGATCACTAATGACATGTTCAGTGGACTCTCCAATCTTCATCACTTGATACTTAACAACAACCAGCTGACTTTAATTTCTTCCACAGCTTTCGATGATGTTTTAGCTCTTGAGGAATTGGATTTGTCTTACAACAATCTGGAAACCATCCCCTGGGACGCGGTGGAGAAGATGGTTAGTTTGCACACTCTCAGTCTAGACCACAACATGATTGACCACATTCCTAAGGGGaccttctcccacctccacaaGATGACCAGGTTGGACGTCACGTCCAACAAACTGCAGAAGCTACCGCCTGATCCTCTCTTCCAGCGAGCTCAGGTACTGGCAACCTCAGGAATTATCAGCCCCTCGACTTTTGCATTGAGCTTCGGTGGGAACCCTTTGCATTGCAACTGTGAGCTGTTGTGGCTGAGGCGCCTTTCGAGGGAAGATGACCTGGAGACCTGCGCTTCTCCCACACTCTTGTCCGGCCGGTACTTCTGGTCGATCCCCGAGGAGGAGTTCCTGTGTGAGCCTCCTCTCATCACCCGGCACACCCACGAGCTGCGGGTGCTGGAGGGGCAGCGGGCAGCACTGCGGTGTAAGGCCCGGGGGGACCCCGAACCAGCAATTCACTGGATTTCACCTGAGGGCAAACTGATTTCAAATGCCACGAGATCGGTGGTGTATGACAACGGGACGCTCGACATCCTTATAACGACGGTGAAGGACACAGGCTCCTTCACCTGCATTGCTTCCAATCCGGCCGGGGAGGCCACGCAGACAGTGGACCTGCACATAATCAAACTGCCCCACTTGCTGAACAGCACAAACCACATCCATGAGCCCGACCCTGGCTCCTCAGATATCTCCACTTCCACCAAGTCGGGCTCTAACGCCAGCAGCAGCAATGGGGATACTAAAGTCAGCCAGGATAAGAAGGTGGTCGTTGCGGAAGCAACGTCCTCCACCGCTCTGCTGAAATTCAATTTTCAGAGGAATATACCCGGGATACGTATGTTCCAAATCCAGTACAACGGTACTTACGATGACTCCCTCGTTTACAG AATGATACCTCCCACAAGCAAAACCTTCCTGGTCAACAACCTGGCGGCTGGGACTGTGTACGACCTGTGCGTCCTGGCCATCTACGACGATGGGATCACCTCGCTCACAGCCACCAGGGTGGTGGGCTGCACGCAGTTCACCACCGAGCAGGATTACGTGCGCTGCCACTTCATGCAGTCCCAGTTCCTGGGCGGGACCATGATTATCATCATCGGTGGGATCATCGTGGCCTCCGTGCTCGTGTTCATCATAATCCTCATGATCCGCTACAAGGTGTGTAACAACAACGGGCAGCAGAAGGCCACCAAGGTCAGCAACGTGTACTCGCAGACGAACGGGGCTCAGATCCAGGGCTGCAGCGGGGTGCTGTCGCAGTCGATGTCCAAGCAGGCTGTCGGGCACGAAGAGGGCGTCCAGTGCTGCAAGGCTGCCAGCGACGGTGCGACGCAGTCGCCAGAGACTGGCTCCAGCCAGGACTCGGCCACCACTACCTCCGCTTTGCCTCCCGCCTGGACTTCCAGTGCTTCTGTCTCGCAGAAGCCGAAGCGAAAGCCGGGGCCAAAGCCAAGCAGCGAGCCGCAGAGTGAAGCTGTCAGCAGCATTGAGTCCCAAAACACTAACAGAAATAACTCCACTGCCCTGCAGTTAGCTAGCCGTCCCCCCGACTCTGTCAAAGGGGCCCCCACGTACAAAAGAGCACAATCAAAGCCAA